The Tenacibaculum jejuense genome includes a window with the following:
- a CDS encoding FkbM family methyltransferase, translating into MIKKKSFSEKIINKFKKLFDKESEKFLTDITGLIHVGANIGQECRLYKKYGLDVIWIEPIPEVFQQLKRNIKKFPNQKAIQALLTNKNDETYEFNIANNNGASSSILKLDKHQDLWPEVSYEKTLQLKSITLQKLVADELIDINKYQAIVLDTQGSELLVLQGSIALLKKIKYISTEVANFESYKNCCKLDDMILFMKSNGFIEVYRETFAESDHGEIYYEILFKNILM; encoded by the coding sequence ATGATAAAAAAGAAAAGCTTTTCAGAAAAAATAATAAACAAATTCAAAAAACTTTTTGATAAAGAATCTGAAAAATTCCTTACAGATATTACAGGTTTAATACATGTAGGTGCTAATATTGGTCAGGAATGTAGATTATATAAAAAATATGGATTAGATGTAATATGGATAGAACCAATACCAGAGGTCTTTCAACAATTAAAAAGAAATATTAAAAAGTTCCCTAACCAAAAAGCAATTCAGGCTCTTTTAACCAATAAAAATGATGAAACTTACGAGTTTAATATAGCAAATAATAATGGAGCTTCTTCTTCTATTTTAAAACTAGATAAACATCAAGATCTTTGGCCAGAAGTTAGTTATGAAAAAACACTTCAATTAAAGAGTATTACCCTACAAAAACTAGTCGCTGATGAGCTAATAGATATAAATAAATATCAAGCCATTGTATTAGATACTCAAGGGTCCGAATTACTTGTTTTACAGGGAAGTATCGCCTTATTAAAGAAAATAAAATATATCTCAACAGAAGTGGCAAATTTCGAATCATATAAAAACTGCTGTAAACTAGATGATATGATACTTTTTATGAAATCTAATGGATTTATTGAGGTTTATAGAGAAACCTTTGCCGAAAGTGATCATGGTGAAATATATTATGAAATTTTGTTCAAAAATATATTAATGTAG
- a CDS encoding exopolysaccharide biosynthesis polyprenyl glycosylphosphotransferase, translating to MINLSLIILKDKEYLITNFLVYINLFWIIASLTSGFYKIYRHHNYFKILSRLTGQLLLFILGFFSYFSLFREGEIVHNQTKVLVTIIVIISIVRILFFYLLKKYRSYGKNYRKVIVLGFDESTIKLAEMLKKEKELGYQFLGFFTNKKIETNDTLGTLKQYENYVLSNNIDEIYCSLTELKSKQIKKIKQFAIRHKRIVKLIPNANELYNKNITTEFYGDSLVILNVKKLPFDLIENRIIKRIFDILFSSFVCLFIISWLYPILWILIKIESRGPAIFKQGREGFNGDEFVCYKFRSMYVNKQANKVHATKNDSRITPIGAFLRKTSLDEIPQFFNVLLGNMSVVGPRPHLESLALEYQKDVDNYLERHAVKPGITGLAQISGYRGEIKKKSDIKNRVRLDIFYIENWSFMLDIKIVVSTVLNVFKGDENAY from the coding sequence TTGATAAATTTATCTTTGATTATTCTTAAAGACAAAGAGTATTTAATTACTAATTTTTTAGTTTACATTAATTTATTTTGGATAATAGCTTCGTTAACTTCAGGTTTTTATAAAATTTACAGACATCACAACTACTTTAAAATTTTATCACGATTAACAGGTCAATTATTACTCTTTATTTTAGGGTTTTTCTCATATTTTAGTTTATTTAGGGAAGGAGAGATAGTACATAACCAAACTAAGGTATTAGTTACAATTATAGTAATCATTAGTATTGTTCGTATTTTATTCTTCTATTTATTAAAAAAATATAGAAGCTATGGGAAAAATTATAGAAAAGTTATAGTATTGGGGTTTGATGAATCTACTATTAAGTTAGCAGAGATGTTAAAAAAGGAAAAAGAATTAGGGTATCAATTTCTTGGTTTTTTCACTAATAAGAAGATTGAAACTAACGATACTTTAGGTACTTTAAAACAATATGAAAATTATGTTTTAAGTAACAATATTGATGAAATTTACTGTTCATTAACAGAATTGAAAAGCAAACAAATAAAAAAAATTAAGCAATTTGCAATTCGCCACAAAAGAATAGTAAAATTAATACCCAATGCTAATGAACTTTATAACAAGAATATCACTACAGAATTTTATGGAGATTCACTGGTAATTTTAAATGTTAAAAAACTACCTTTCGATTTAATTGAGAATAGAATCATCAAGCGTATTTTCGATATTCTTTTTTCTTCATTTGTTTGTTTGTTTATTATTTCTTGGCTATACCCAATATTATGGATATTAATCAAAATTGAATCTAGAGGCCCTGCAATATTTAAACAAGGACGTGAAGGGTTTAACGGAGATGAATTTGTGTGTTATAAATTCAGATCTATGTATGTAAACAAACAAGCGAACAAAGTTCACGCTACAAAAAATGACAGTAGAATTACTCCCATAGGTGCATTTTTAAGAAAAACAAGCTTAGATGAAATTCCTCAGTTTTTTAATGTATTACTAGGAAATATGAGTGTCGTTGGACCTCGACCACATTTAGAAAGTTTAGCTCTTGAATATCAAAAAGATGTTGATAATTATTTAGAACGACACGCTGTGAAACCAGGTATAACTGGTTTAGCTCAAATCAGCGGTTATAGAGGCGAAATAAAAAAGAAATCAGATATTAAAAATAGAGTTCGATTAGATATTTTTTACATCGAAAATTGGTCGTTTATGTTAGATATAAAAATTGTTGTTAGTACCGTATTAAACGTTTTTAAGGGCGATGAAAATGCTTATTAA
- a CDS encoding O-antigen ligase family protein, with the protein MVKKLFHGFVFFAPFTSFFALSAWLRLPVIVNQFLFFITLSSVFTFKKIHKKWLLKEDIYLLTFFGLMWLSFLLGFKEKRSFNHSLAYTNAILFFFFLGKYVVKKFNISSFQIAKTIFFSFISVSVIIIVDFIGINFFEVSFRKVFSVADGKISNMDYYIRSGFRRVGGVAEEPGTMALFYNLYFGISLFYLTINRQKKHLKYLVLLFLISHFAMFSSAGIALAIFSGISIFIYEKIKRNKINKKQINIIFLLLSTIVIITLILLTFNLGGIRLHLSDFIDKILFNETGSYTSSGQRLYQWKRALTNFIHHPIFGYGPGYGVHEDHEGYLSVYFTVLSDLGIVAFIFFIGFQEAIFKKTLQMNRLIRPFILFSIITSFLHLCILSDFYHAPLWILLLFIQLVYLEQKEKKLW; encoded by the coding sequence ATGGTTAAAAAACTATTTCACGGTTTTGTCTTTTTTGCTCCTTTTACAAGTTTTTTTGCTTTGTCAGCTTGGTTAAGGCTACCGGTAATAGTAAATCAATTTCTTTTTTTTATTACCCTTTCAAGTGTTTTTACATTTAAAAAAATACATAAAAAATGGTTACTAAAAGAAGATATATACCTCTTAACATTCTTTGGTCTTATGTGGTTAAGTTTTTTATTAGGATTTAAAGAAAAGAGAAGCTTTAACCATTCTTTAGCATATACAAATGCAATTCTATTTTTCTTTTTCTTAGGGAAGTATGTTGTGAAAAAATTTAATATTTCTTCTTTTCAAATCGCTAAAACAATTTTCTTCTCATTCATTAGTGTATCAGTAATCATAATTGTCGATTTTATTGGAATTAACTTTTTTGAAGTTAGTTTTAGAAAAGTTTTCTCTGTAGCGGATGGAAAAATTAGTAATATGGATTATTATATCAGAAGTGGTTTTAGAAGAGTTGGAGGAGTAGCAGAAGAACCTGGTACTATGGCTCTTTTTTACAACTTATATTTTGGTATATCTTTATTTTACTTAACGATTAATAGGCAGAAAAAACACCTAAAGTATTTAGTGTTGTTGTTTTTAATTAGTCATTTTGCTATGTTTTCTAGTGCTGGCATTGCCCTTGCTATTTTTTCTGGAATTTCTATATTCATCTACGAAAAAATTAAGCGTAACAAAATCAATAAAAAACAGATTAACATTATTTTTCTTTTATTAAGTACCATTGTTATTATTACATTGATACTCTTAACTTTTAATTTAGGCGGTATTCGTCTTCATCTAAGTGATTTTATCGATAAAATATTATTTAATGAAACTGGATCTTATACCTCAAGTGGACAAAGATTATACCAGTGGAAAAGAGCCTTGACTAACTTTATTCATCATCCTATATTTGGCTATGGACCTGGTTATGGTGTTCACGAAGATCATGAGGGTTATTTAAGTGTTTATTTTACTGTACTGTCTGACTTAGGAATTGTTGCTTTTATCTTTTTTATTGGTTTTCAAGAAGCAATATTTAAAAAAACACTCCAAATGAATCGTCTAATTCGACCTTTCATTCTATTCTCAATCATCACTTCTTTCTTACATTTGTGTATCTTGTCCGATTTTTATCATGCTCCTTTGTGGATATTACTTTTATTTATTCAATTAGTTTATCTTGAGCAAAAAGAAAAAAAATTATGGTAA
- a CDS encoding glycosyltransferase family 4 protein produces the protein MVIVHVITAFGIGGAEKLLLNVANKQAENNKVHIIYLKKIHDLSPFLKKEISITYIPLSPLTVIKLRQYYKKVNAKIIHTHLSHADILGIIASLGFKAKVFCTMHNIYFKKNKIDSFLFFVYTILFKLKKTHVISISKSVKNHVISTLKQSKSRSFLLYNAIPSYKKELVKEENTTIQLLFVGRLVKQKSVSTLLKAIAILKKTDLKLTIVGDGNLRTYLEALAEKLNIKDKVYFVGQQKNIDSYFYNADVFILPSIWEGFGIVILEAFRAKLAIISSNIEGPAELIQHQKNGLLFTPKNDKELSEKLKELIDNPELRNKIAIKGYNTFTEKYHIDNYVKQLEKLYVNG, from the coding sequence ATGGTAATCGTTCATGTAATTACTGCTTTTGGTATTGGTGGTGCAGAAAAATTACTTTTAAATGTAGCAAATAAACAAGCTGAAAATAATAAGGTGCATATCATCTATTTAAAAAAGATACATGACTTATCTCCTTTTTTAAAAAAAGAAATCAGCATTACATACATTCCTTTATCCCCTTTAACTGTAATTAAATTAAGACAATATTATAAAAAAGTAAATGCAAAAATTATACATACACATTTAAGTCATGCAGATATTTTAGGAATTATAGCCAGTTTAGGTTTTAAAGCGAAAGTGTTTTGTACCATGCATAATATTTACTTTAAGAAAAATAAAATAGATTCTTTTTTGTTTTTTGTATATACAATCCTTTTCAAACTTAAAAAAACACATGTTATTTCTATTTCTAAATCTGTAAAAAATCATGTTATAAGCACCTTAAAACAGTCAAAGTCTAGGTCTTTTTTATTATATAACGCAATACCATCTTATAAAAAAGAGTTAGTAAAAGAAGAGAATACAACTATACAACTACTATTTGTGGGGCGTTTAGTAAAACAAAAATCTGTTAGCACTTTATTAAAAGCGATTGCTATTTTAAAAAAAACAGACCTCAAATTAACTATTGTAGGAGATGGAAATTTAAGAACTTACTTAGAAGCATTAGCAGAAAAATTAAATATAAAGGATAAGGTTTACTTTGTTGGACAACAAAAAAACATAGATTCCTATTTTTATAATGCAGACGTGTTTATATTACCATCTATTTGGGAAGGGTTTGGAATTGTAATTTTAGAAGCTTTTAGGGCAAAATTAGCTATAATTTCCTCAAATATTGAGGGACCAGCTGAATTAATTCAACATCAAAAAAATGGACTTTTATTTACTCCAAAAAACGATAAAGAATTATCAGAAAAGCTAAAAGAATTAATAGATAACCCTGAATTAAGAAACAAAATAGCTATTAAAGGATATAATACATTCACAGAAAAATACCATATAGACAACTATGTTAAACAATTGGAAAAACTATATGTTAATGGATAA
- a CDS encoding glycosyltransferase family 2 protein — protein sequence MNHFFPLISIITVTYNSEETIKDTIESVLNQSYENIEYIIVDGASKDTTLNIIRLYEEKFAEKKFAYSWISESDSGIYDAMNKGIDIAKGKLIGIINSDDWYELDAIEKVVNLFQKNSKAIISGAMNRVTHEKKVYKTMLNKNISNVSNFMPINHPASFVPKDIYTSIGKFDTYYKLSADYDFMFRAFKANIPFLYTEDLLVNMRNSGATSQVKNLWISSSEDYHIQKKNHVKNAFLNYIKKQAFNCLVAFRDIVIKPIKNG from the coding sequence ATGAATCATTTCTTTCCTTTAATTTCAATTATTACAGTAACTTATAATAGTGAAGAAACAATCAAGGACACTATCGAATCTGTTCTGAATCAATCATATGAAAATATTGAATACATTATTGTTGATGGAGCATCAAAAGATACCACGCTTAATATTATACGTTTGTATGAAGAAAAATTTGCTGAAAAAAAATTCGCTTATTCTTGGATTAGTGAATCTGATTCTGGAATTTATGATGCAATGAATAAAGGAATAGATATTGCCAAAGGTAAACTTATTGGGATAATAAATAGTGACGATTGGTATGAATTAGATGCTATAGAAAAAGTTGTAAATTTATTTCAAAAAAACTCAAAAGCCATTATTTCTGGAGCTATGAATAGAGTGACACATGAAAAGAAAGTTTACAAAACCATGCTCAATAAAAATATAAGTAACGTTAGTAATTTTATGCCTATTAATCATCCTGCTAGTTTTGTTCCTAAAGATATATATACAAGTATTGGAAAATTCGATACATATTATAAACTTTCAGCAGATTATGACTTTATGTTTAGAGCTTTTAAAGCCAATATCCCCTTTCTATATACAGAAGATCTTTTAGTTAATATGCGTAATAGTGGTGCTACTAGCCAAGTAAAAAATTTATGGATATCGTCTAGTGAAGATTATCATATTCAAAAAAAGAACCATGTAAAAAATGCTTTTTTAAATTATATTAAAAAACAAGCTTTTAACTGTTTAGTTGCTTTTCGAGATATTGTAATTAAACCGATTAAAAATGGTTAA
- a CDS encoding class I SAM-dependent methyltransferase has product MKSFLRRLLHLLGFNINYKVNNTRILKLIQSIQPVYVGLDLVRLGASKDSGYLLPNDFEGIEACFSPGCDNKFQFEEDCFKKEMAVFIADKTVKKENVPQKFNFIEKFINPISNDDLISMDKWVTNSIESKKSDLILQMDIEGDEYINFLNISDQLLKRFRIIVVEFHHLEQLSNPFFYTVASNVFSRLIENHTCVHIHPNNSSKIVTINGIKIPPLIEVTFLRNDRCKVRDKRTDFPHKLDADCVEGLKSVKLPQIWYK; this is encoded by the coding sequence ATGAAAAGTTTTTTAAGACGACTATTACATTTACTAGGGTTTAATATAAATTACAAAGTAAACAACACTAGAATACTAAAACTAATACAAAGTATTCAACCTGTTTATGTAGGTTTAGATTTAGTTCGGTTAGGAGCTTCTAAAGATAGTGGTTATTTACTACCTAATGATTTTGAAGGAATTGAAGCCTGTTTTTCTCCTGGATGTGACAATAAATTTCAATTTGAAGAGGATTGTTTTAAAAAGGAAATGGCAGTTTTTATTGCAGATAAAACAGTGAAAAAAGAGAACGTTCCTCAAAAGTTTAACTTTATAGAAAAATTTATTAATCCTATTAGTAATGATGATTTAATTTCAATGGATAAATGGGTTACTAATAGCATAGAGAGTAAAAAATCAGATTTGATTTTACAAATGGATATTGAAGGAGATGAATATATTAATTTTTTAAACATTTCAGATCAATTACTAAAAAGATTTAGAATTATTGTTGTAGAATTTCATCATTTAGAACAATTATCCAATCCTTTTTTTTATACTGTAGCCTCAAATGTCTTCAGTAGATTAATTGAAAATCATACTTGTGTACATATACATCCTAATAATAGCTCCAAAATTGTAACTATTAATGGTATAAAAATACCTCCTCTTATAGAAGTTACATTTTTAAGAAATGATCGATGTAAAGTAAGAGATAAAAGAACTGATTTTCCTCACAAATTAGATGCAGATTGTGTTGAAGGATTAAAGAGTGTTAAATTACCCCAAATTTGGTATAAATAA
- a CDS encoding O-antigen ligase family protein — MDKKLAQKSFLLKDPKTLLLFVAVSLCFKNTHSIGLLLFGVITCFEVYQLFRNKISNQYFFTIYFYLLIYASIFYDSIHKIILCILLLFFLKLIVNRKIKSRIPKKLNEYLFLMIFILITLNHLIFPPYLKGLDIFIYFLLIPLLFLGIKKLHFKICIITSLKVYITSVFIASVLLFIINIFQRKLMSSVHTFFSEPIGLSHVYMGVFLGTSNMFLLYLNSKKKSFISPITDSIFFMFNTALMAYIGSRLALLTSCFILLLFIYQKIKIKPIKKITIIFVLTVIFIFLASENSRFKRGTQEISALYTAVKTENKQNLIDNSWKNMYLRYLAYDYTFKELKTSWFLGIGMQNVEKKISEKIIADGYKYFQGINTHNQYLHFFIGMGILGFLFFIFFIFFLLKNKEINIYFILFFCFIMLTESVLVRGKGILLFSFFALLFLNKKFVNDKDCSHC; from the coding sequence ATGGATAAGAAGCTAGCACAAAAAAGTTTTCTTTTAAAAGACCCTAAAACACTATTATTATTTGTGGCAGTATCATTATGCTTTAAAAATACACATAGTATTGGTTTACTATTATTTGGTGTTATTACTTGTTTTGAAGTATATCAGTTATTTAGGAATAAAATTTCTAATCAATATTTCTTTACTATTTATTTCTATCTATTAATATACGCCAGTATTTTTTACGATAGCATTCATAAGATCATTTTATGCATTTTGCTCTTATTTTTTTTAAAATTAATAGTGAACAGAAAAATAAAAAGTCGTATCCCAAAAAAGTTGAATGAGTATCTATTTTTAATGATTTTTATTTTAATAACTCTCAATCATCTTATTTTTCCTCCTTACTTAAAGGGTTTGGATATATTTATCTATTTTCTATTAATCCCGCTGTTGTTCTTAGGAATAAAAAAATTACACTTTAAAATCTGTATAATCACATCATTAAAAGTATATATCACCTCTGTATTTATTGCATCGGTATTGCTATTCATTATTAATATTTTTCAAAGAAAGTTAATGAGCAGTGTTCATACTTTTTTCTCTGAACCTATTGGACTATCTCATGTATATATGGGTGTCTTTTTAGGTACCTCTAATATGTTTTTGCTTTACCTTAACTCTAAAAAAAAATCGTTTATCAGCCCTATAACAGATAGTATATTTTTTATGTTTAATACTGCATTAATGGCTTATATTGGATCAAGATTAGCTCTTTTAACTTCGTGTTTTATCCTATTACTATTCATTTATCAGAAAATTAAAATAAAACCAATAAAAAAGATAACTATTATTTTTGTGTTAACAGTTATCTTTATTTTTTTAGCCTCAGAAAACTCAAGATTTAAAAGAGGAACACAAGAAATTTCAGCACTTTACACTGCTGTTAAAACCGAAAACAAACAAAACTTAATTGATAATTCTTGGAAAAACATGTATCTAAGATACCTTGCATATGATTATACCTTCAAAGAATTAAAAACATCCTGGTTTCTTGGCATAGGCATGCAGAATGTAGAAAAAAAAATCAGTGAAAAAATAATAGCGGATGGATATAAATATTTTCAAGGAATTAATACACATAATCAATACCTTCATTTTTTTATAGGAATGGGAATTTTAGGATTCTTATTTTTTATTTTTTTTATTTTCTTTTTACTAAAGAATAAAGAGATAAACATTTATTTTATTTTATTTTTTTGTTTTATAATGCTTACAGAATCTGTATTAGTAAGAGGTAAAGGAATTTTATTATTTAGTTTTTTCGCCTTACTTTTTTTAAATAAAAAATTTGTAAATGACAAAGATTGTTCACATTGCTAG
- a CDS encoding glycosyltransferase: MTKIVHIARPVAGVGIYINLLYKYIDHITFNNILLCNEKDQIIDIKSLTNKSIKTYHVNLKREINIINDYKCLIDIIKHLKKIKPNVIHCHSAKAGILGRIAGAYLGIPTLYTPHAYSYLSATTKKKQKKFKRIEQLFNLFPAKTLACSTSEYNRTINDLKFNAKKALLWNNAIENNFNLQAFEDKLPSNFICSIGRPSYQKNTQLLIHSFFELKKRIPNIHLVILGAGHFSPELEAVNYLIQKLNLNESITIIPWLERAKTLYILKLAKLYISTSRYEGLPYAVIEAIALSKACVVTNVDGHKDLIEDKVNGFLVNENPLEISKKIVEILLNNNLRESMENASKKIYEQKFNINKNISLLEKIYLQQL, encoded by the coding sequence ATGACAAAGATTGTTCACATTGCTAGACCAGTTGCAGGTGTAGGTATTTACATCAATTTACTTTATAAATACATTGATCATATAACATTTAATAATATTTTATTATGTAATGAAAAAGATCAAATTATTGATATAAAAAGTTTAACCAATAAGTCTATTAAAACCTATCATGTTAATTTAAAAAGAGAAATTAATATTATCAATGACTATAAATGTCTTATTGATATCATTAAACATTTGAAAAAGATAAAACCTAATGTTATTCATTGCCATAGTGCAAAAGCCGGAATATTAGGTAGAATAGCTGGTGCTTATTTAGGTATTCCAACATTGTATACTCCTCATGCCTATTCTTATTTAAGTGCCACCACAAAAAAGAAACAAAAAAAATTTAAACGAATAGAGCAGCTTTTTAATCTATTTCCAGCAAAAACACTAGCTTGTTCTACATCAGAATATAATAGAACTATAAACGACTTAAAATTTAATGCTAAAAAGGCTTTGTTGTGGAATAATGCTATAGAAAATAATTTTAATCTACAGGCTTTTGAAGATAAACTTCCTTCAAATTTTATTTGTTCAATAGGTCGTCCGTCGTATCAAAAAAACACTCAATTACTAATTCATAGCTTTTTTGAGTTAAAAAAACGGATTCCTAACATTCATCTTGTTATTTTGGGAGCAGGTCATTTTTCACCAGAACTGGAAGCCGTTAATTATTTAATTCAAAAATTAAACCTTAACGAAAGTATAACAATTATACCTTGGTTAGAAAGAGCCAAAACATTGTACATTTTAAAATTAGCTAAACTCTATATATCTACTTCAAGATATGAAGGATTACCTTATGCAGTTATAGAAGCTATTGCTTTATCTAAAGCATGTGTAGTTACAAATGTTGATGGTCATAAAGATCTTATAGAGGATAAAGTAAATGGTTTTCTAGTAAATGAGAATCCTTTAGAGATTTCTAAAAAAATCGTTGAAATTTTACTTAATAATAACTTAAGGGAATCTATGGAAAATGCCTCGAAAAAAATTTATGAACAGAAATTTAATATTAACAAGAATATTTCTCTTTTAGAAAAAATATATTTGCAACAGTTATAA